GCGAGGTTCTGAAGAACCCAGATGACTCGGCCCACTGTGCGATCATTCATTTCGGATGCCGGAATGGTCAGATCGGAATACTTTTCATTGTCAGCTTTCAACAGGAAGGATTCTCCCTGATGGAAGACACGGCGGATGGTCAGTCCCTGATGAGGGAAGTACACTGCGCACAAATCACCGTCAGGATGTTCTTTCTGATCGCGGTCAATGCCGACGAAGGCACCGCGTGAAATAACGGGCTCCATGCTGGCGGAATCAACCTTGACTACCAGAAGTTTGGGACGGCAATAAGATTCGGGTACAGACAATTCTTCAATGGACTTGGGTTCCCACTCAGGGGCTTCCTTGTCTGCGCCAGCCATGGTGGATACAGGAACCACACGACCCCGGGAATTCATTCGACCATAGGCGGTAGGAGCTTCTCGCAGTAGCGTATCTGCTGGAACTTTGGCTTTGTCTGCATTGATGTAGACAGGTTCTACGCCTTCAGACAGCCAATCCGGATCAAGCCCGTGGCTGCGGTAGAGTTTCAGAAACCAGTCGGCCGGAATGGAACACCGGCGCTTGGCATCAGAGATGCTGGATTGGCGGACATCAAGTACTTCAGCAAGTTGTACCTGCGTACGAGCTCCGGTGGCTTTTTTTATCCTTTCAAGCGCTTCCTCAAACCACTTGAGTTGCGCCTCATCGCATCTCCTTTTCTTCTTCGGCATACAGGCTCCTTCTCATAGGTTTTTACATAGTGTGATATTTACTCGTTTAGCTTGTAAACATCAATGGGATAGACTGTTCTATTATCTTATTTGGTGACGTAAAAGTATAATATGTCATAAAAACAACGACTTATCTGTTTAAAACAAAAAGCACGAGCTGAGATTGGGAGAAAGTCCCGGTTTTGTCAAGCCCCGTATTTTGCCGTTTTTGTCGCAAAAAAAGAGAAAACGGTCATTTTGCAATGACCGTTTTCTCTAAATTATGGACTAAAACAGTAGGTTATTGAAGATGCTTCAGGAAGGGGCTTTCAGGTGTCATGATGAATCGGGAATTTTTATCAAAACCCTTACGGTAGGCTTCCAGACTTCTTATGAACTCATAAAATTCCGGAGATTGATTCATGGCTTCGGCGTAAATCTTCGTTGCCTGGGCGTCGCCCTTGCCTCGAACAATTTCCGCCTGCCTGTCAGCGTCTGCCAGGATGATGGTTCTTTCCTTGTCTGCGGTGGCCTTGATTCTGGCGGATGCCTCAAGCCCTTCAGAACGGTACTGCTTGGCCTGACGTTCGCGCTCAGCCTTCATTCTCCCGAAGATGGAACGAGCGTTTTCTGCGGGCAGATCGGTCCGTTTGATGCGTACATCGATCACTTCAATGCCATAGGGCAGGAGGAGTTCCTTGGAGCGTGTGGTAACAGCGGCCATGATCTCCTGTCTTTTATGGGAGACAACCTCAATGAGGGTGTAGCGACCGAGTGCCACGCGCAACTGCGAGCGGACGATGTCATCCAGTCTGGCCCGTGCGCCTTGAATGGTGCGGACTTTGGTATAGAAGGTCAAGGGGTCGATGATGCGCCACTTGGTGTAGGAATCCACGTTCATGTACTTCTTGTCCGTGGTCGTGATTTCCTCGGGGTTGGCATCAAAGTCCAGAATGCGGGCATCAAAGAAGACCACGTTCTGGATCACGGGCAGCTTGAAGTGCAGGCCAGGTCCGAGTTCCCTGTCACCGACTGGGCGACCCAGTTGAATGACAATGGCGGATTGGGTCTGGTCAACAGTAAAAGCGGCGGACGTGACAACGAATGCACCGACAATGATCAGTATGCTGAAGAGTATGGTTGTTTTTTTCATGGTGGACCTGCCTTATTGCTGTGCCTTGGGAGCGGCCGGTGTTCTCGGCAGCTTCTCCAGGGGCAGGTAGGGAACAGATTGCTTGAGTGCGTCACGGGACATAATCAGCTTTTCCACTTCCGGATTGGCCAGAATGGACTCAACGGTTTCGAGGTACATGCGCGTGCGTGTGATATCCTTGGCTTTCTTGTATTCAGCCAGGATTGACAGGAATTTTGCGGCATCACCTTGAGACTGACGAATCTTTGCCTCCATGTACGCCTGAGCAGCATTGACTATGTGCGCGGCTTCACCACGGGCTTTTGGCAGAATGTCACGCTGATATGCCTCGGCTTCGTTGATGAAGCGGCTTTTATCTTCGCGTGCGCTGGCCACATCCTTGAATGCGTCCACCACTTCTGCCGGCGGATGCACGTTCTGCATCTGTACGGCCACGATGGACAGACCGGTTTGGTACATGTCCAGAATCTCCTGCATCAACACGCGAGTCTCTGCCTGGATTTCCTGCTTTCCTGTGGTCAGGGCGTCATCAATCTTGCCCTTGCCGATGATCTCGCGCATGGCAGCTTCGCTTGCATGCGCCAGTGTTTTTTCGGGGTCGTTGACGTTGAACAGATAGTTTTTGGCGTCCTTGATCATGTACTGAACAATGAACTGTACGGAAACTATGTTCTCGTCGCCAGTGAGCATCAGGGACTCTTCCTTGACCTCGCGGCTGGCTCCCTGTTGAAAGTTCTTGCTGCGCGCCGTGCCCACGGAGCGGAAACCGAACTCAATGCGTCGGATCTGTGTCACCTTTGGTGTCTGTGCGCTTTCCACCGGAAATGGAATGTGGTAATTCGGACCCGCTGTTGTGATGCGGTTAAATTGTCCAAACTGTTTTACCACGCCCACTTCATCGGGTTCTACGATATAGAAACCACTGGCCATCCACAGGACGACAAAAATCGGTATGATGAATTTCCAACTGGGCAGCTTGAATTTTTTGAATTTATCAAACTGGTCCTGGAAATCGTCAAAGCTCGGCGGCTTACCGCCGGGGCGCCCCTGTTGTTGTTTTTGTAATTTTTCCCAATCCCAATTCATAATGCTTCACAAGTAGGCACATTGCGGGGTCAGGTCAAGGAGGTCGTGTAAAAATCGACGTATTTTGAAGCGAATATATTCCTATTTAAATGACGAGATGGTTCCCAGCGAAAAAACAGGATGATGATACATGCCAAGGTTGACACTCTTGATAGGCCTTTTCCGCCGTTTCAGGGCTTTTGTCCTGAAACGCGATGTTGAAGTCGTGGGCCAATGCCGGATGTGCGGACGGTGCTGCCGGGAGATCATGCTCAGGGACGCCGGACGTTGCCTGAAAACGGAAAAGCAATTTCTGGATCTCTGTCAGTCTGACCCGCTGCATGAATGCTTCACTATTACACGGCGGGATGAATTCGGTGTCCTTATTTTCAACTGTGTGAAGCTCGATGGCGACAATATTTGCACTGACTATGAATCTCGGCCTGCTTTGTGTAGTAATTACCCGACCAAGTCGTTATATTACAACGGCGGTTGGTTGCGCGATGACTGTGGCTATTCCTTCAAGGCTGTGACCTTTCGCGACGTTTTCATGCGTCGCAGGTCAATGGGGAAATCCCGGTTCGCCGAGACACTGCAGGAACAGATAGAACAGGAAAAAGACAAGCGGGCATTATGAAAAAGCTCATATTCATTCTCATAGCCGCTCTGCTGACCGGCGGGGGCGTCTGGTACTTCAACGCAGGTCAATCTACCGGTAAGGTCAAGGTCAT
The genomic region above belongs to uncultured Pseudodesulfovibrio sp. and contains:
- a CDS encoding S24 family peptidase, translated to MPKKKRRCDEAQLKWFEEALERIKKATGARTQVQLAEVLDVRQSSISDAKRRCSIPADWFLKLYRSHGLDPDWLSEGVEPVYINADKAKVPADTLLREAPTAYGRMNSRGRVVPVSTMAGADKEAPEWEPKSIEELSVPESYCRPKLLVVKVDSASMEPVISRGAFVGIDRDQKEHPDGDLCAVYFPHQGLTIRRVFHQGESFLLKADNEKYSDLTIPASEMNDRTVGRVIWVLQNLAPM
- the hflC gene encoding protease modulator HflC encodes the protein MKKTTILFSILIIVGAFVVTSAAFTVDQTQSAIVIQLGRPVGDRELGPGLHFKLPVIQNVVFFDARILDFDANPEEITTTDKKYMNVDSYTKWRIIDPLTFYTKVRTIQGARARLDDIVRSQLRVALGRYTLIEVVSHKRQEIMAAVTTRSKELLLPYGIEVIDVRIKRTDLPAENARSIFGRMKAERERQAKQYRSEGLEASARIKATADKERTIILADADRQAEIVRGKGDAQATKIYAEAMNQSPEFYEFIRSLEAYRKGFDKNSRFIMTPESPFLKHLQ
- the hflK gene encoding FtsH protease activity modulator HflK, yielding MNWDWEKLQKQQQGRPGGKPPSFDDFQDQFDKFKKFKLPSWKFIIPIFVVLWMASGFYIVEPDEVGVVKQFGQFNRITTAGPNYHIPFPVESAQTPKVTQIRRIEFGFRSVGTARSKNFQQGASREVKEESLMLTGDENIVSVQFIVQYMIKDAKNYLFNVNDPEKTLAHASEAAMREIIGKGKIDDALTTGKQEIQAETRVLMQEILDMYQTGLSIVAVQMQNVHPPAEVVDAFKDVASAREDKSRFINEAEAYQRDILPKARGEAAHIVNAAQAYMEAKIRQSQGDAAKFLSILAEYKKAKDITRTRMYLETVESILANPEVEKLIMSRDALKQSVPYLPLEKLPRTPAAPKAQQ
- a CDS encoding YkgJ family cysteine cluster protein, whose amino-acid sequence is MPRLTLLIGLFRRFRAFVLKRDVEVVGQCRMCGRCCREIMLRDAGRCLKTEKQFLDLCQSDPLHECFTITRRDEFGVLIFNCVKLDGDNICTDYESRPALCSNYPTKSLYYNGGWLRDDCGYSFKAVTFRDVFMRRRSMGKSRFAETLQEQIEQEKDKRAL